Proteins from a genomic interval of Synechococcus sp. A15-28:
- a CDS encoding sulfotransferase family protein, with protein sequence MSKSPRHFILFRDIPLLYGRVPKVANSSIKATLCKLLNQKPTGGIKTTSDRFWRENTNGETQLVTPQQARRLRGSHFSFSFVRNPFDRIVAAYNNKILEIDDVPLPMKKMGLHHGMAFDQFIEIVCKADPELIDNHVRPQADMLLAGNKLVPKFVGRMEHMTDHWRRLRCRMKLEGLPTLGAIPQKNVRREGRSDIRVLFHSIALIDMVIERYQQDLNRFYGDYSIDTLLDGQPLNKLPPLQRGVAKAKKRQRAQVNA encoded by the coding sequence ATGAGCAAATCACCTCGACACTTCATCCTGTTCCGTGACATCCCGCTTCTGTACGGGCGTGTTCCCAAGGTGGCCAACTCCTCCATCAAGGCCACGCTATGCAAACTTCTGAATCAAAAGCCCACCGGCGGAATCAAGACCACATCCGACCGTTTTTGGCGCGAAAACACCAATGGTGAAACTCAGCTCGTCACACCTCAACAAGCCAGACGTCTTCGCGGAAGCCACTTCAGTTTCAGCTTCGTCCGCAATCCTTTCGACCGAATCGTTGCCGCTTACAACAACAAGATTCTGGAAATCGACGATGTGCCATTGCCCATGAAAAAAATGGGACTGCATCACGGCATGGCCTTTGACCAATTCATCGAAATTGTCTGCAAGGCAGATCCAGAACTAATCGATAATCATGTGCGTCCGCAAGCCGATATGCTGCTTGCGGGCAACAAGCTTGTGCCAAAATTCGTCGGCCGAATGGAGCACATGACCGACCATTGGCGTCGGTTACGATGCCGAATGAAGCTGGAAGGCCTGCCAACGCTGGGTGCGATACCGCAGAAGAATGTGCGTCGTGAAGGGCGCAGCGACATTCGTGTTCTCTTCCATTCCATAGCCCTGATTGACATGGTGATCGAGCGATACCAGCAGGATCTCAATCGCTTCTATGGCGACTACAGCATTGACACGCTTCTCGATGGCCAGCCATTAAACAAATTGCCCCCTTTGCAACGGGGTGTGGCCAAAGCCAAGAAACGCCAGAGAGCCCAAGTCAACGCTTGA
- a CDS encoding DUF6716 putative glycosyltransferase, with translation MAPAADKRLSGRKVAAVACFDSFGKVAMTLLAACRKEGAETTLHLLQVSNRALSRRQRLEIHRTDRRTAVKKGAWGDFRSLTAAMAGDVDVLILGLDGLRSRDALLMLAKEWSGRTDRPVLVSAYPGILFRFALEGMLDRSGADLLCLNSEQDLSTYQLGRHALGLSSDNAVVTGLPLLWNADPHRAAPDQPSIVFFEQPSIPAHPLQRRYICKQLKALAEAWPDHPVIFKPRTSSIESTLHRRHGEMAGVIERMSETVPNLQLSFKPATRLLRQCGCAITVSSTAALEAMALGISTRIVGDLGVTETLGNHFFADSGAVADFASITRDPFTPSHRVEWLQRSGLQPQGRETFLTALLERLHQERSPLPTEGLGPGSWGSRQWQTYALRHGGRRMLSSAGARSSQRKRHKTRTALRRLRDGLVGFGWLSRWLRER, from the coding sequence ATGGCGCCCGCTGCCGACAAGCGCCTTTCTGGCCGAAAAGTGGCAGCCGTCGCCTGCTTCGATTCCTTCGGCAAGGTGGCTATGACCCTGCTTGCCGCCTGCCGCAAAGAGGGCGCCGAAACCACATTGCATCTGTTGCAGGTTTCGAACCGGGCCCTGTCTCGCCGCCAGAGGCTGGAAATCCACCGCACCGACCGCCGCACCGCGGTGAAAAAGGGTGCTTGGGGTGACTTCCGAAGCCTGACGGCCGCCATGGCCGGCGATGTGGATGTGCTGATTCTGGGGTTGGACGGCCTGCGCAGCCGTGATGCACTTTTGATGCTCGCCAAGGAATGGAGTGGCCGCACGGATCGGCCTGTTCTGGTCAGCGCCTATCCGGGGATCCTGTTTCGCTTTGCCCTCGAGGGAATGCTGGACCGTTCCGGCGCCGATCTTCTTTGCCTCAACAGTGAACAGGACCTCAGCACCTATCAGCTCGGCCGGCATGCCTTGGGGCTGTCCAGCGACAACGCTGTGGTGACGGGCCTGCCTTTGCTCTGGAATGCCGACCCCCATCGAGCCGCACCGGACCAACCGTCGATCGTGTTCTTCGAGCAGCCCTCGATACCTGCCCACCCGCTGCAACGGCGCTACATCTGCAAGCAGCTCAAGGCCCTGGCGGAAGCCTGGCCTGATCATCCGGTGATTTTCAAGCCGCGCACCTCCAGCATCGAAAGCACCTTGCACCGGCGCCACGGTGAGATGGCCGGCGTGATCGAACGCATGAGCGAAACGGTGCCCAACTTGCAGCTCAGCTTCAAACCAGCCACCCGCCTGCTACGGCAGTGCGGCTGCGCCATCACCGTGTCCTCCACCGCAGCCCTTGAAGCCATGGCCCTGGGCATCAGTACCCGCATCGTTGGCGATCTCGGCGTCACCGAGACCCTTGGTAATCACTTTTTCGCCGATTCGGGTGCCGTGGCGGACTTTGCCTCTATCACCCGTGATCCGTTCACCCCAAGCCACAGGGTGGAATGGCTTCAACGCAGTGGCCTCCAGCCCCAGGGCCGCGAAACCTTCCTCACCGCCCTGTTGGAGCGACTCCATCAGGAGCGTTCCCCGTTGCCCACCGAGGGCCTGGGTCCAGGCAGCTGGGGTAGTCGCCAGTGGCAGACCTACGCCCTTCGCCATGGTGGCCGACGCATGCTGAGCAGCGCCGGGGCGCGCTCCAGTCAGCGCAAACGGCACAAAACCCGTACCGCTCTACGCCGCCTCCGCGACGGGCTGGTGGGCTTCGGTTGGTTGTCCAGGTGGTTGCGGGAGCGATGA
- a CDS encoding acylneuraminate cytidylyltransferase family protein — protein sequence MTASPGALALIPARGGSKGIPGKNLQMVGGFSLVARCVQAALASRRVERVVVSTDADAIAEEARTHGAEVVRRPAAIAEDTASSESALLHALETLEQQGALPQQLVFLQCTSPFTTGAQIDKVLAALATPGINSSFAVAPWHGFLWRHDGCGINHDPQQPRQRRQDLEPAFLETGAIYAMSIDCFRAEGSRFCAPWQPVVIEDSGPEIDTPADLALCRSLAALTPG from the coding sequence ATGACCGCGTCCCCTGGAGCCCTGGCTTTGATTCCAGCGCGGGGCGGCTCCAAGGGCATTCCTGGCAAGAACCTGCAGATGGTTGGTGGTTTCTCCCTGGTAGCGCGCTGCGTGCAGGCGGCCCTGGCCAGCCGCAGGGTGGAGCGGGTGGTGGTCAGCACCGATGCTGACGCCATCGCCGAGGAGGCCCGGACCCATGGGGCCGAGGTGGTACGCCGTCCGGCAGCCATCGCTGAAGACACCGCCAGCTCCGAATCAGCCCTTCTCCATGCCCTGGAGACTCTGGAACAGCAGGGAGCACTCCCCCAGCAGCTGGTGTTCCTGCAGTGCACCTCCCCCTTCACCACCGGGGCACAGATCGACAAGGTGTTGGCGGCTCTGGCGACCCCGGGCATCAACAGCAGCTTTGCGGTGGCCCCTTGGCATGGCTTCCTCTGGCGCCATGACGGCTGCGGGATCAACCACGACCCCCAGCAACCGCGCCAGCGCCGGCAGGACCTGGAGCCAGCCTTTCTTGAAACCGGTGCGATCTACGCCATGAGCATTGACTGTTTCCGCGCCGAAGGCAGCCGCTTCTGTGCCCCCTGGCAACCGGTGGTGATAGAGGACTCGGGGCCGGAGATCGACACACCGGCTGATCTGGCCCTGTGTCGCAGCCTTGCAGCTCTCACCCCCGGTTAG
- a CDS encoding N-acetylneuraminate synthase family protein, whose protein sequence is MKGIQIERNFTQFVVFAEDTILSALSKITANQSRLIFVVSESGILQGVLTDGDFRRWIASCGDIDLNRPVTAAMNPDCRSAAEGTAPAELAGLLTSRIIALPLLDSHGRIVAVALPATDGLQLGSRRIGDGEPSFVIAEIGNNHNGDINIALELIDAAHAAGADCAKFQMRDMSNLYSNAGDSNDMASDLGTQYTLDLLERFQLSDEELFRCFDYAASKGLVPLCTPWDETSLEKLNGWGMEGFKVASADFTNHALISQLAATGKPLICSTGMASELEIRSGIRHLQQEGANYVLLHCNSTYPTPFKDVNLRYLERLRELADAPVGYSGHERGIEVPIAAVAMGAAVIEKHITVDRGMEGNDHKVSLLPDEFAQMMQGIRRVEESMGQGGERSISQGEMMNREVLAKSLVAACDVPAGTEITEAMVRIQSPGQGLQPNRLKDLIGRRLPVAKSQGEVFFPSDLETPAATPRRYQFNQPFGLPVRYHDIKVFSEVSNLDLVEIHLSYKDLEVDLNQVLPVRQNIGLVIHAPELFAGDHTLDLCTEDSSYRNHSIAELQRVIDISRDLRNRFQCSDPVLLVTNVGGFSEHHHLNRSERKPLRERLITSLKKINTAGEVEIIPQTMPPFPWHFGGQRFHNLFVDTDFIRQFCEEQDMRVCLDVSHSKLACNHLHIPFRQFLDQILPFTAHLHLADAKDVDGEGLQILDGDIDWVQLFEQIDQHCPKASFIPEIWQGHKNGGEAAWLALERLEAAARA, encoded by the coding sequence GTGAAGGGCATCCAGATCGAGAGGAACTTCACCCAGTTCGTTGTTTTTGCCGAGGACACGATTCTTTCTGCCCTGAGCAAAATCACCGCCAACCAATCGCGGTTGATTTTTGTGGTCTCGGAATCCGGGATCCTGCAGGGTGTTCTCACCGATGGCGATTTCCGGCGCTGGATCGCCAGTTGCGGTGACATCGATCTGAACCGTCCTGTGACGGCGGCGATGAACCCCGATTGCCGCAGTGCTGCGGAGGGAACAGCTCCCGCGGAATTGGCTGGTCTGCTGACCTCGCGCATCATCGCCCTGCCGCTGCTGGACAGCCACGGCCGCATCGTGGCGGTGGCCCTGCCCGCCACCGATGGCCTGCAACTGGGCAGCCGTCGCATCGGAGACGGCGAACCGAGCTTCGTGATCGCCGAAATTGGCAACAACCACAACGGCGACATCAACATCGCCCTTGAGCTGATCGATGCCGCCCATGCCGCCGGCGCTGACTGCGCCAAGTTCCAGATGCGGGACATGTCCAATCTGTACAGCAATGCTGGCGACAGCAATGACATGGCCTCCGATCTGGGGACCCAGTACACCCTGGATCTGCTGGAGCGCTTCCAGCTGAGCGACGAGGAGTTATTCCGCTGTTTTGACTACGCAGCGTCCAAGGGTCTGGTGCCGCTCTGCACCCCCTGGGATGAAACCAGTCTGGAGAAATTGAATGGCTGGGGCATGGAGGGCTTCAAGGTGGCCTCCGCCGATTTCACCAACCACGCCCTGATCAGCCAATTGGCCGCGACGGGGAAACCGCTGATCTGCTCCACCGGCATGGCCAGCGAACTGGAAATCCGCTCTGGCATTCGCCACCTACAGCAGGAAGGGGCGAACTACGTTCTGCTGCACTGCAACTCCACTTATCCCACGCCGTTCAAGGACGTGAACCTGCGCTATCTGGAGCGGCTGCGGGAACTGGCCGATGCTCCCGTGGGCTATTCCGGTCACGAACGAGGAATTGAGGTGCCGATTGCGGCGGTCGCCATGGGGGCGGCGGTGATCGAGAAACACATCACCGTGGATCGCGGCATGGAAGGCAACGATCACAAGGTGAGCCTGCTGCCGGATGAATTCGCTCAGATGATGCAGGGCATCCGCCGCGTGGAGGAGTCCATGGGCCAGGGCGGAGAGCGCAGCATCAGCCAGGGCGAAATGATGAACCGTGAGGTGTTGGCCAAGAGCCTTGTGGCGGCCTGCGATGTACCAGCCGGAACAGAGATCACCGAAGCGATGGTGCGCATCCAGAGCCCAGGCCAGGGTCTGCAACCCAACCGGCTCAAGGATCTGATCGGTCGTCGCCTGCCGGTGGCCAAGAGCCAAGGGGAGGTGTTCTTCCCATCCGATCTGGAAACACCTGCGGCCACCCCGCGCAGGTATCAGTTCAACCAGCCGTTTGGTTTACCTGTCCGGTACCACGACATCAAGGTGTTTTCCGAGGTGAGTAATCTGGATCTGGTGGAGATTCACCTCAGTTACAAGGATCTGGAGGTTGACCTCAATCAAGTCCTACCGGTTCGGCAGAACATTGGGCTGGTGATTCATGCCCCCGAATTGTTCGCGGGAGACCACACTCTGGACCTCTGCACGGAGGATTCCAGCTATCGCAATCACTCCATTGCAGAACTGCAGCGGGTGATCGACATTTCGCGGGACCTGAGAAATCGCTTCCAGTGCTCAGACCCGGTGTTGCTGGTGACCAACGTCGGCGGTTTTTCCGAACACCATCACCTCAACCGCAGCGAACGGAAACCGCTGCGGGAGCGACTGATTACAAGCCTGAAGAAGATCAACACCGCAGGCGAGGTGGAGATCATTCCCCAGACGATGCCCCCCTTCCCCTGGCACTTCGGCGGGCAACGCTTCCACAACCTGTTTGTGGACACGGATTTCATCCGGCAGTTCTGTGAAGAGCAGGACATGCGGGTCTGCCTGGATGTCTCCCACTCAAAACTGGCTTGCAACCATCTCCACATTCCGTTTCGTCAGTTCCTCGATCAGATCCTCCCCTTCACAGCTCACCTGCATCTGGCGGATGCCAAGGATGTGGATGGCGAGGGCCTGCAGATTTTGGATGGAGACATTGATTGGGTGCAGTTGTTCGAACAGATCGACCAACACTGCCCAAAGGCATCGTTTATCCCCGAGATCTGGCAAGGGCACAAAAATGGCGGCGAAGCGGCATGGCTGGCGTTGGAACGCCTGGAAGCTGCAGCGAGGGCATGA
- a CDS encoding DUF6716 putative glycosyltransferase: MNQPFKLLLIGDSDSQLLACEALCRFPSERNVQVTINAIPREGTPEAILTRAAALGELWRLDMGQLLTHHKLRQFDAIGVYLTGSKISDFRLALGLLPSNERPLLFCGFNGVVLEKFVEGVSWRLGYDLIGLSGPRDRDALERMLEGTPFADQRAVLTGLHRNTAPDQHPKGRDQRRKQLIFAEQVVMPSTAVDRAEMVRILADLARRSPNWEVLIKPRIAPGEETFHSIDDHISTTLKQTLGHAPVNLKLDYRPLPVLLRQARLMATISSTAFFDALDFGCRPLAMADFGINPSNGSHVFAGSGVWRPLDAMEDLDVLDEELPQPDPDWLAWMGYGTKLEPDRLIEALLQLRACPPDRLQAKSGYLSNANLSFTQLRRDAERAIQERNWKEAESLLQLGTLMRPSHRNVARRLGAVQTRNRIIRRLFLSITYRNVG, translated from the coding sequence ATGAATCAACCGTTCAAACTGCTGCTGATCGGCGACAGCGACAGCCAACTGTTGGCCTGTGAAGCGTTGTGCCGCTTCCCTTCAGAACGCAACGTTCAGGTCACAATCAATGCCATCCCAAGGGAGGGAACGCCTGAGGCAATTCTGACGCGCGCCGCTGCCCTCGGTGAGCTTTGGCGACTGGACATGGGGCAGTTGCTGACTCACCACAAGCTGCGCCAATTCGATGCCATCGGGGTTTACCTCACCGGCAGCAAGATCAGCGATTTCCGCCTGGCCTTGGGATTGCTCCCCAGCAACGAGAGGCCCTTGCTCTTCTGCGGATTCAACGGTGTTGTGCTGGAAAAGTTCGTCGAGGGCGTCAGCTGGCGCCTGGGGTACGACCTGATCGGCCTCAGTGGTCCACGGGACCGTGACGCCCTGGAACGCATGCTGGAAGGCACGCCATTTGCTGATCAGCGCGCGGTTCTGACCGGTTTGCACCGCAACACAGCCCCTGATCAGCACCCCAAGGGACGTGACCAGCGCCGCAAGCAGCTGATCTTCGCTGAACAGGTGGTGATGCCCTCAACAGCGGTCGATCGCGCCGAGATGGTTCGGATCCTGGCGGATCTGGCCCGACGCTCTCCGAACTGGGAGGTGTTGATCAAGCCGCGAATCGCCCCGGGAGAGGAAACCTTTCACAGCATCGATGACCACATCAGTACCACCCTGAAACAGACCCTTGGCCATGCCCCGGTGAACCTGAAGCTGGATTACCGCCCCTTACCGGTCCTGCTGCGTCAGGCCCGGTTGATGGCCACCATCTCCTCCACCGCCTTCTTCGATGCTCTCGATTTCGGCTGCCGGCCCCTGGCGATGGCCGACTTCGGGATCAATCCCAGCAACGGCAGCCATGTGTTCGCCGGATCGGGGGTCTGGAGACCTCTGGATGCCATGGAGGATCTCGACGTTCTGGACGAGGAGCTTCCACAACCGGATCCCGACTGGCTGGCATGGATGGGCTACGGCACCAAGCTTGAGCCGGATCGATTGATCGAGGCTCTGCTGCAACTGCGTGCCTGCCCTCCGGATCGCCTCCAAGCAAAATCCGGCTATCTGAGTAACGCCAATCTCAGCTTCACCCAGCTACGTCGCGATGCAGAACGTGCTATTCAAGAGAGGAACTGGAAAGAAGCAGAAAGCCTGTTGCAACTTGGGACCCTGATGCGACCCAGCCATCGCAATGTGGCCCGCAGATTGGGCGCTGTTCAGACACGCAACCGGATCATCAGGCGCCTTTTTCTGAGCATCACCTACAGGAACGTGGGGTAG
- a CDS encoding sulfotransferase domain-containing protein has translation MPSDLCSTKLIRKGIRGQHAEIVDQYRDSLPNFIIIGAAKSATTTLTTILPQHPDVFISKPKEPKFFGRYYKKGWDWYASRFNKGKNHLLRGEGSTMYASGLHSFSSTPELMHRYLPDLKLIYIVRHPLDRIVSQWRHYRGRNPECADFSELMRDRHLRRLIVGCSMYYQRLSAFRRFYPDEQIHCMTFEDLLSSPRRSLRQMMRFLGVKPRVKRLLDSNGQLPRENQAGEKGRGHVEKPQWRDGLKRRVLRRIRPDSEQMLAYMGKPIDYWEL, from the coding sequence ATGCCATCCGATCTGTGTTCAACGAAATTGATCCGCAAGGGCATTCGCGGCCAACATGCTGAGATCGTTGATCAATATCGCGACTCCTTGCCCAACTTCATCATCATTGGCGCCGCTAAATCCGCCACAACAACCCTGACCACCATCCTTCCGCAGCATCCAGACGTTTTCATCAGTAAACCCAAAGAGCCAAAGTTCTTCGGCCGTTACTACAAAAAGGGTTGGGATTGGTATGCATCAAGATTCAACAAAGGCAAGAATCACCTTCTCAGGGGGGAAGGCAGCACGATGTATGCCAGTGGCTTGCATTCCTTCAGCAGCACGCCGGAATTGATGCATCGCTACCTTCCGGATCTCAAACTGATTTACATCGTTCGCCATCCTTTGGATCGGATCGTGTCCCAGTGGCGTCACTACCGCGGGCGAAATCCGGAGTGCGCTGATTTCAGCGAACTCATGCGCGACCGTCACCTGCGTCGACTCATCGTGGGTTGTTCGATGTACTACCAACGTCTATCGGCATTCCGTCGTTTCTATCCAGATGAGCAGATTCACTGCATGACATTTGAAGATCTGCTGAGCTCACCCCGGCGTTCCTTACGCCAGATGATGCGGTTTCTTGGCGTCAAGCCGAGGGTTAAAAGGCTTCTGGATAGCAATGGACAGCTGCCCAGGGAAAATCAAGCCGGCGAGAAAGGTCGCGGTCACGTCGAAAAGCCACAGTGGAGAGACGGGTTGAAGCGCCGTGTTCTGCGTCGCATTCGGCCAGACAGCGAGCAGATGCTGGCCTACATGGGTAAACCCATCGACTACTGGGAGCTGTGA
- a CDS encoding DUF6716 putative glycosyltransferase → MTILLVSDDDRSAFACQLLAQQLRQGGHACLTVGPALSSLRDSPLPAVTPQIPLALMDLLGHELLNSASAVGVFIHRSDYLQRFTHAHRELARQRGEPPAVVFSGPLQASLGDQLVQELSDRHCCDLLVVPGDRQRRELEAITQFWPTTSGTPEIESMGLWFLPERPPLGALSGGTPKPPYTLLALAQESIPIQVGAKAQLLRQLIRWAETSPDWSIVIQRDQSWERGQPWIAKFEPDDWSFPDNLVFGAPGQLLSQLASCSACLSVSSPWTLAAMAWGRPTLLIGDYGIHTDQGTTAFFGSGCMHRLQAIDRLDQLLELPPVNAFWLQSTGWGVHDGAKRLIRRLEALIR, encoded by the coding sequence ATGACGATCCTTTTGGTCAGTGATGACGACCGCAGCGCTTTCGCCTGCCAGCTGTTGGCGCAGCAGCTACGGCAGGGCGGTCATGCCTGTCTGACCGTTGGTCCAGCGCTGTCCTCACTTCGAGACAGTCCGCTGCCAGCCGTGACCCCCCAGATCCCTTTAGCCCTAATGGATCTGCTGGGGCATGAACTGCTGAACTCCGCCAGCGCCGTGGGGGTATTCATCCATCGCAGCGACTACTTGCAGCGCTTCACCCATGCCCACCGCGAGCTCGCCCGCCAACGTGGGGAACCCCCGGCAGTGGTGTTCAGCGGGCCCCTGCAAGCGTCCCTTGGCGACCAGCTGGTGCAAGAGCTCAGTGATCGCCACTGCTGTGACCTCCTGGTGGTGCCAGGGGATCGTCAACGACGGGAGCTCGAAGCGATCACGCAGTTTTGGCCAACAACCTCTGGGACTCCAGAGATCGAGTCCATGGGGCTGTGGTTCCTTCCAGAACGTCCCCCTCTCGGGGCCCTGAGCGGCGGCACACCAAAACCGCCTTACACGCTGCTCGCTTTGGCGCAGGAGAGCATTCCCATCCAGGTTGGAGCCAAGGCACAGCTCCTCAGGCAACTGATCCGTTGGGCCGAAACCTCGCCGGACTGGTCCATCGTCATCCAACGCGACCAGTCCTGGGAGCGTGGCCAGCCCTGGATCGCCAAATTCGAACCCGACGACTGGTCCTTCCCCGACAACCTGGTGTTCGGTGCGCCAGGTCAGCTGTTAAGCCAACTGGCCAGCTGCAGCGCCTGCCTCAGCGTCAGCTCACCCTGGACCCTGGCCGCCATGGCCTGGGGGCGACCTACCCTGTTGATCGGTGACTACGGCATTCACACCGACCAAGGCACCACCGCGTTCTTCGGCAGCGGCTGCATGCATCGATTGCAGGCCATCGACCGGCTGGATCAGCTGCTGGAGTTGCCCCCGGTGAACGCATTCTGGCTTCAGTCCACGGGCTGGGGGGTGCATGACGGGGCGAAGCGCCTGATCCGCCGCCTGGAGGCGCTGATCCGATGA
- a CDS encoding capsular polysaccharide biosynthesis protein: MIQRFGVPETGLLAHRTVPALLAPAQLLRGRRRDVEALLAWGRRPSAQRVERLGRRWQLPVWHLEDGLLRSLAKGRQHPPLALLVDDLGVHFDASQPSRMEQRIQRPLTPAQHSRACELQQRWCAQRLSKLNPARESPAPAEPFVLVVDQSAGDLSIGLGQAGPESFRRMLQEALRDQTDCLVVVKVHPDVIRGRARGHFRRQDLQHPRIRLCADGLHPAALLEQAQAVYVVTSQMGFEALLWGRTVHCFGMPFYAGWGLTVDRLPAPARRGASVPLAAVVHAALVEGTRCVDPHRHQPCQIETLMDAIGLQRRQQGADPLRVQAFGFTPWKQRSLKRFLAGSELRFRLPRALPGPRAEAVAVWGRRARPRLLATARRRGLPLLHVEDGFLRSVGLGADLIDPISWVVDRRGMYYDATEASDLEQRLATGIWSEPQLQRAEALRQQLVAQAITKYNLPGGGWQRPDAARRVVLVVGQVESDASIRYGAPGHSSNLALLQAVRAAEPEAFLVYKPHPDVVAGLCRSGDGEQRAAQVCDCLLRDGSIHALFEQVDALHVLTSLAGFEALLRGVEVHCWGLPFYAGWGLTQDRLSSPRRGRSLPLAALVHAALIDYPRYVSRRSGWFITPEQAIEELVAWRDAPPARRTLVQALFRHWGRLFNR, translated from the coding sequence ATGATTCAGCGCTTCGGGGTGCCGGAGACCGGTCTGCTGGCTCACCGGACCGTGCCGGCGTTGCTGGCTCCGGCCCAGTTGCTGCGCGGACGTCGCAGGGATGTGGAGGCGTTGCTGGCCTGGGGGCGTCGACCCAGTGCCCAGCGGGTGGAGCGACTGGGGCGTCGTTGGCAGCTGCCGGTGTGGCATCTGGAGGATGGTCTGTTGCGATCATTGGCCAAGGGCCGCCAGCATCCGCCGCTGGCGCTGTTGGTGGATGACCTGGGGGTCCACTTCGATGCCAGCCAGCCCAGCCGGATGGAGCAGCGGATCCAGCGACCGCTGACCCCTGCACAACACAGCCGTGCCTGTGAACTTCAGCAGCGGTGGTGCGCTCAGCGGTTGAGCAAGCTCAACCCAGCCCGAGAATCACCGGCTCCAGCCGAGCCGTTTGTGCTGGTGGTGGACCAGTCCGCCGGAGACCTGTCCATCGGCCTTGGGCAGGCCGGGCCGGAGAGCTTCCGGCGCATGTTGCAGGAGGCGCTGCGGGATCAGACGGACTGTCTGGTGGTGGTGAAGGTGCACCCGGATGTGATCCGGGGCCGCGCCCGGGGCCATTTCCGCCGTCAGGATCTGCAGCACCCGCGCATCCGCCTCTGCGCTGACGGATTGCACCCTGCCGCCCTGTTAGAGCAGGCCCAGGCGGTGTATGTGGTGACCTCCCAGATGGGGTTTGAGGCGCTGTTGTGGGGACGGACCGTCCACTGCTTCGGCATGCCTTTTTATGCCGGGTGGGGACTCACCGTGGATCGTTTGCCGGCTCCGGCCCGTCGGGGAGCGTCGGTGCCGTTGGCGGCGGTGGTGCATGCGGCGCTGGTGGAGGGCACCCGCTGCGTGGACCCCCATCGGCATCAACCCTGTCAGATCGAGACGCTGATGGACGCCATCGGCCTGCAACGTCGGCAGCAGGGGGCGGATCCCCTGCGGGTGCAGGCCTTTGGCTTCACTCCATGGAAGCAACGCAGCCTCAAGCGCTTTCTGGCCGGCAGTGAGCTGCGCTTTCGCCTGCCGCGGGCGCTGCCGGGGCCGCGGGCGGAGGCCGTGGCGGTGTGGGGCCGGCGGGCTCGACCGCGTCTGCTGGCGACGGCGCGCCGTCGGGGGCTGCCGCTGCTGCATGTGGAGGACGGTTTCCTGCGCTCGGTGGGCCTGGGGGCCGATCTGATCGACCCCATCTCCTGGGTGGTGGACCGCCGCGGCATGTATTACGACGCCACGGAGGCCAGCGATCTGGAGCAGCGGCTGGCCACAGGAATCTGGAGTGAGCCGCAGTTGCAGCGGGCCGAGGCCTTGCGCCAGCAGCTGGTGGCGCAGGCCATCACCAAATACAACCTCCCAGGGGGCGGATGGCAGCGCCCCGACGCTGCCAGGCGGGTGGTGCTGGTGGTGGGGCAGGTGGAAAGCGACGCTTCCATCCGCTATGGCGCTCCGGGGCACTCCAGCAACCTGGCACTGCTGCAGGCGGTGCGTGCGGCGGAACCGGAAGCGTTCCTGGTGTACAAACCCCATCCCGACGTGGTGGCGGGTCTCTGCCGCTCCGGTGATGGGGAGCAGCGGGCGGCCCAGGTATGCGACTGCTTGCTGCGCGATGGCTCGATCCATGCCCTGTTTGAGCAGGTGGATGCCCTGCATGTGCTCACCTCCCTGGCAGGGTTTGAGGCGCTGTTGCGGGGAGTGGAGGTGCATTGCTGGGGACTGCCCTTTTATGCGGGTTGGGGGCTGACCCAGGATCGGTTGTCCTCGCCCCGGCGGGGCCGGTCGCTGCCTTTGGCGGCGTTGGTGCATGCCGCCTTGATTGATTACCCCCGCTACGTCAGCCGCCGCAGCGGTTGGTTCATCACTCCAGAGCAAGCCATTGAGGAGCTAGTGGCATGGCGGGATGCACCTCCAGCCCGCCGCACCCTGGTGCAGGCCCTGTTCCGACACTGGGGGCGTCTGTTCAATCGTTAG